A region from the Streptomyces sp. 3214.6 genome encodes:
- the secY gene encoding preprotein translocase subunit SecY, with protein sequence MLTAFARAFKTPDLRKKLLFTLGIIVIYRVGTHIPIPGVDYTSVQRCVDEASGNQGLFGLVNMFSGGALLQITIFALGIMPYITASIILQLLTVVIPRLEALKKEGQAGTAKITQYTRYLTVALAILQGTGLVATARSGALFSGCTVASSIVPDRAIFTTIVMVICMTAGTAMVMWLGELITDRGIGNGMSILMFISIAATFPSALWAIKKQGTLADGWIEFGTVILVGLVMVGLVVFVEQAQRRIPVQYAKRMIGRRSYGGTSTYIPLKVNQAGVIPVIFASSLLYIPALVAQFSSGQSSWKTWIETNLTKGDHPIYISMYFLLIVFFAFFYVAISFNPEEVADNMKKYGGFIPGIRAGRPTAEYLSYVLNRITWPGSLYLGLIALVPTMALVGFGASQNFPFGGTSILIIVGVGLETVKQIESQLQQRNYEGFLR encoded by the coding sequence GTGCTCACCGCGTTCGCCCGGGCGTTCAAGACGCCCGACCTGCGCAAGAAGCTCCTCTTCACGCTCGGGATCATCGTGATCTACCGGGTCGGCACGCACATTCCGATCCCCGGTGTCGACTACACGTCCGTTCAGCGGTGTGTGGACGAGGCGTCCGGCAACCAGGGCCTCTTCGGTCTGGTGAACATGTTCAGCGGCGGCGCGCTGCTGCAGATCACCATCTTCGCGCTGGGCATCATGCCGTACATCACGGCGAGCATCATCCTTCAGCTGCTGACCGTGGTCATCCCGCGCCTGGAAGCCCTGAAGAAGGAGGGCCAGGCCGGTACGGCGAAGATCACGCAGTACACCCGCTACCTCACCGTGGCGCTCGCCATCCTGCAGGGCACCGGCCTGGTGGCCACCGCCCGCAGCGGCGCCCTCTTCTCCGGCTGCACGGTCGCGTCGAGCATCGTCCCGGACCGCGCGATCTTCACCACCATCGTCATGGTCATCTGCATGACCGCCGGTACGGCCATGGTCATGTGGCTCGGTGAGCTCATCACCGACCGCGGCATCGGCAACGGCATGTCGATCCTGATGTTCATCTCGATCGCCGCGACGTTCCCGTCCGCGCTGTGGGCCATCAAGAAGCAGGGCACCCTGGCCGACGGCTGGATCGAGTTCGGCACCGTCATCCTGGTCGGCCTGGTCATGGTCGGTCTGGTGGTCTTCGTCGAGCAGGCCCAGCGCCGGATCCCCGTGCAGTACGCCAAGCGCATGATCGGCCGCCGGTCCTACGGCGGCACCTCGACGTACATCCCGCTCAAGGTGAACCAGGCCGGTGTGATCCCGGTCATCTTCGCCTCGTCGCTGCTCTACATCCCGGCCCTCGTCGCCCAGTTCTCCAGCGGTCAGTCCAGCTGGAAGACCTGGATCGAGACGAATCTGACCAAGGGCGACCACCCGATCTACATCAGCATGTACTTCTTGCTGATCGTTTTCTTCGCGTTCTTCTACGTGGCGATCTCCTTCAACCCCGAGGAAGTCGCCGACAACATGAAGAAGTATGGTGGCTTCATCCCGGGCATCCGGGCTGGCCGACCGACCGCTGAGTACCTGTCGTACGTGCTCAACCGGATCACCTGGCCGGGTTCGCTGTATCTGGGTCTGATCGCTCTTGTACCGACGATGGCGTTGGTTGGCTTCGGGGCAAGCCAGAACTTCCCGTTCGGTGGTACCAGCATCCTGATCATCGTGGGTGTCGGTCTCGAAACGGTGAAGCAGATCGAGAGCCAGCTCCAGCAGCGCAATTACGAAGGGTTCCTCCGCTGA
- the rplE gene encoding 50S ribosomal protein L5 has translation MATTTTPRLKTKYREEIAGKLREEFSYENVMQIPGLVKIVVNMGVGDAARDSKLIEGAIRDLTTITGQKPAVTKARKSIAQFKLREGQPIGAHVTLRGDRMWEFLDRTLSLALPRIRDFRGLSPKQFDGRGNYTFGLTEQVMFHEIDQDKIDRVRGMDITVVTTATNDAEGRALLRHLGFPFKEA, from the coding sequence ATGGCTACCACCACGACTCCGCGTCTGAAGACGAAGTACCGCGAGGAGATCGCGGGCAAGCTGCGTGAGGAGTTCTCCTACGAGAACGTCATGCAGATCCCCGGCCTCGTCAAGATCGTGGTCAACATGGGTGTGGGCGACGCCGCCCGCGACTCCAAGCTGATCGAGGGCGCCATCCGCGACCTCACCACGATCACCGGTCAGAAGCCGGCCGTCACCAAGGCCCGCAAGTCCATCGCGCAGTTCAAGCTGCGTGAGGGTCAGCCGATCGGTGCCCACGTCACGCTTCGTGGCGACCGCATGTGGGAGTTCCTGGACCGCACCCTGTCGCTCGCGCTCCCGCGCATCCGCGACTTCCGCGGCCTGTCCCCCAAGCAGTTCGACGGCCGTGGCAACTACACCTTCGGTCTCACGGAGCAGGTCATGTTCCACGAGATCGACCAGGACAAGATCGACCGCGTCCGGGGTATGGACATCACCGTGGTCACCACGGCGACCAACGACGCTGAGGGCCGCGCGCTCCTTCGTCACCTCGGCTTCCCCTTCAAGGAGGCGTGA
- the rpmD gene encoding 50S ribosomal protein L30 — translation MAQLRITQTKSYIGSKQNHRDTLRSLGLKRLNDVVVKEDRPEFRGMVHTVRHLVTVEEVD, via the coding sequence ATGGCTCAGCTCAGGATCACGCAGACGAAGTCGTACATCGGCAGCAAGCAGAACCACCGTGACACCCTGCGTTCGCTCGGGCTCAAGCGCCTGAACGACGTGGTCGTCAAGGAGGACCGCCCCGAGTTCCGCGGCATGGTGCACACCGTCCGCCACCTCGTGACGGTCGAGGAGGTCGACTGA
- the rpsH gene encoding 30S ribosomal protein S8 has translation MTMTDPIADMLTRLRNANSAYHDSVTMPASKIKSHIAEILQQEGFITGWKTEDAEVGKNLVLELKFGPNRERSIAGIKRISKPGLRVYAKSTSLPKVLGGLGVAIISTSHGLLTDKQAGKKGVGGEVLAYVW, from the coding sequence ATGACCATGACTGATCCGATCGCAGACATGCTTACGCGTCTGCGGAACGCGAACTCGGCGTACCACGACTCCGTGACGATGCCGGCATCGAAGATCAAGTCTCACATCGCGGAGATCCTCCAGCAGGAGGGCTTCATCACGGGTTGGAAGACCGAGGACGCCGAGGTCGGCAAGAACCTCGTTCTCGAGCTGAAGTTCGGCCCGAACCGTGAGCGCTCCATCGCGGGCATCAAGCGGATCTCCAAGCCCGGTCTCCGGGTTTACGCGAAGTCCACCTCCCTGCCCAAGGTGCTGGGCGGCCTCGGCGTGGCGATCATCTCCACGTCGCACGGTCTCCTCACCGACAAGCAGGCCGGCAAGAAGGGCGTAGGCGGAGAAGTTCTCGCCTACGTCTGGTAA
- the rpsK gene encoding 30S ribosomal protein S11 → MPPKGRQGAAKKVRRKEKKNVAHGQAHIKSTFNNTIVSITDPAGNVISWASAGHVGFKGSRKSTPFAAQMAAESAARRAQEHGMRKVDVFVKGPGAGRETAIRSLQATGLEVGSIQDVTPTPHNGCRPPKRRRV, encoded by the coding sequence ATGCCCCCCAAGGGTCGTCAGGGCGCTGCCAAGAAGGTGCGCCGCAAGGAAAAGAAGAACGTCGCGCACGGCCAGGCGCACATCAAGAGCACGTTCAACAACACGATCGTGTCCATCACGGACCCGGCCGGAAACGTGATCTCCTGGGCCTCCGCCGGCCACGTCGGCTTCAAGGGCTCGCGCAAGTCCACGCCGTTCGCCGCGCAGATGGCCGCCGAGTCGGCTGCCCGTCGCGCGCAGGAGCACGGCATGCGCAAGGTCGACGTCTTCGTCAAGGGCCCGGGCGCCGGTCGTGAGACCGCCATCCGCTCCCTGCAGGCCACGGGCCTCGAGGTCGGCTCCATCCAGGACGTCACCCCGACCCCGCACAACGGCTGCCGTCCGCCCAAGCGTCGCCGCGTCTGA
- the infA gene encoding translation initiation factor IF-1, producing MAKKQGAIEIEGTVVESLPNAMFKVELQNGHQVLAHISGKMRMHYIRILPDDRVVVELSPYDLTRGRIVYRYK from the coding sequence GTGGCCAAGAAGCAAGGTGCCATCGAGATCGAGGGCACTGTCGTCGAGTCTCTTCCGAACGCCATGTTCAAGGTCGAGCTCCAGAACGGCCACCAGGTCCTGGCACACATCAGCGGCAAGATGCGTATGCACTACATCCGTATCCTCCCTGACGACCGGGTCGTGGTGGAGCTGTCTCCGTACGACCTGACGCGTGGCCGGATCGTCTACCGGTACAAGTAG
- the rplN gene encoding 50S ribosomal protein L14, whose translation MIQQESRLRVADNTGAKEILCIRVLGGSGRRYAGIGDVIVATVKDAIPGGNVKKGDVVKAVIVRTVKERRRPDGSYIRFDENAAVILKNDGDPRGTRIFGPVGRELREKKFMKIISLAPEVL comes from the coding sequence GTGATCCAGCAGGAGTCGCGACTGCGTGTCGCCGACAACACTGGTGCGAAGGAAATCCTTTGCATCCGTGTGCTCGGTGGCTCCGGTCGCCGCTACGCGGGCATCGGTGACGTCATCGTCGCCACCGTCAAGGACGCGATCCCCGGTGGCAACGTGAAGAAGGGTGACGTCGTCAAGGCGGTCATCGTTCGCACCGTCAAGGAGCGCCGCCGTCCGGACGGCTCGTACATCCGCTTCGACGAGAACGCCGCCGTCATTCTGAAGAACGACGGCGACCCTCGCGGCACCCGCATCTTCGGCCCGGTCGGGCGTGAGCTGCGCGAGAAGAAGTTCATGAAGATCATCTCGCTGGCTCCGGAGGTGCTGTAA
- the rplX gene encoding 50S ribosomal protein L24 translates to MKIKKGDLVQVITGKDKGKQGKVIAAFPREDRVLVEGVNRVKKHTKAGPTAKGSQAGGIVTTEAPIHVSNVQLVVEKDGNKVVTRVGYRFDDEGNKIRVAKRTGEDI, encoded by the coding sequence ATGAAGATCAAGAAGGGCGACCTGGTCCAGGTCATCACCGGTAAGGACAAGGGCAAGCAGGGCAAGGTCATCGCGGCCTTCCCCCGTGAGGACCGCGTCCTGGTCGAGGGTGTCAACCGGGTCAAGAAGCACACGAAGGCCGGTCCGACCGCCAAGGGCTCGCAGGCCGGCGGCATCGTGACCACCGAGGCCCCGATCCACGTGTCCAACGTTCAGCTGGTCGTGGAGAAGGACGGCAACAAGGTCGTCACGCGCGTCGGTTACCGCTTCGACGACGAGGGCAACAAGATCCGCGTTGCCAAGCGGACGGGTGAGGACATCTGA
- a CDS encoding DNA-directed RNA polymerase subunit alpha has protein sequence MLIAQRPSLTEEVVDEFRSRFVIEPLEPGFGYTLGNSLRRTLLSSIPGAAVTSIRIDGVLHEFTTVPGVKEDVTDLILNIKQLVVSSEHDEPVVMYLRKQGPGLVTAADIAPPAGVEVHNPDLVLATLNGKGKLEMELTVERGRGYVSAVQNKQVGQEIGRIPVDSIYSPVLKVTYKVEATRVEQRTDFDKLIVDVETKQAMRPRDAMASAGKTLVELFGLARELNIDAEGIDMGPSPTDAALAADLALPIEELELTVRSYNCLKREGIHSVGELVARSEADLLDIRNFGAKSIDEVKAKLAGMGLALKDSPPGFDPTAAADAFGADDDADAGFVETEQY, from the coding sequence ATGCTGATTGCTCAGCGTCCCTCGTTGACCGAAGAGGTCGTCGACGAGTTCCGCTCCCGGTTCGTGATCGAGCCGCTGGAGCCGGGCTTCGGCTACACCCTCGGCAACTCCCTCCGCCGTACGCTCCTGTCCTCGATCCCGGGTGCCGCTGTCACCAGCATCCGGATCGACGGAGTCCTGCACGAGTTCACCACCGTGCCGGGCGTCAAGGAGGACGTCACCGACCTGATCCTCAACATCAAGCAGCTGGTCGTGTCGTCCGAGCACGACGAGCCCGTGGTGATGTACCTGCGCAAGCAGGGTCCGGGTCTGGTCACCGCCGCCGACATCGCGCCCCCGGCCGGTGTCGAGGTGCACAACCCCGACCTCGTCCTCGCCACGCTCAACGGCAAGGGCAAGCTGGAGATGGAGCTGACCGTCGAGCGCGGTCGCGGTTACGTCTCCGCCGTGCAGAACAAGCAGGTCGGTCAGGAGATCGGGCGCATCCCGGTCGACTCGATCTACTCGCCGGTTCTCAAGGTCACGTACAAGGTCGAGGCGACGCGTGTCGAGCAGCGCACCGACTTCGACAAGCTGATCGTCGACGTCGAGACCAAGCAGGCCATGCGTCCGCGTGACGCCATGGCGTCCGCCGGTAAGACGCTGGTCGAGCTGTTCGGTCTCGCCCGTGAGCTGAACATCGACGCCGAGGGCATCGACATGGGTCCGTCCCCGACGGACGCCGCCCTCGCCGCTGATCTGGCGCTGCCGATCGAGGAGCTGGAGCTCACCGTTCGGTCGTACAACTGCCTCAAGCGTGAGGGCATCCACTCCGTGGGTGAGCTCGTCGCCCGCTCCGAGGCCGACCTCCTGGACATCCGCAACTTCGGTGCGAAGTCCATCGACGAGGTCAAGGCGAAGCTGGCCGGCATGGGCCTGGCCCTGAAGGACAGCCCGCCCGGATTCGACCCGACCGCTGCGGCCGACGCCTTCGGCGCCGACGACGACGCGGACGCGGGTTTCGTGGAGACCGAGCAGTACTGA
- a CDS encoding type Z 30S ribosomal protein S14, giving the protein MAKKALIAKAARKPKFAVRAYNRCQRCGRPHSVYRKFGLCRVCLREMAHRGELPGVTKSSW; this is encoded by the coding sequence ATGGCGAAGAAGGCTCTGATCGCGAAGGCTGCTCGTAAGCCCAAGTTCGCTGTGCGGGCTTACAACCGCTGCCAGCGCTGCGGTCGTCCGCACTCCGTGTACCGCAAGTTCGGCCTCTGCCGTGTGTGCCTTCGTGAGATGGCTCACCGCGGCGAGCTGCCGGGCGTGACCAAGAGCTCCTGGTAA
- the rplQ gene encoding 50S ribosomal protein L17 — MPKPTKGARMGGSAAHEKLLLANLAKQLFEHGRITTTEAKARKLRPYAERLVTKAKKGDLHNRRQVLQVITDKSIVHTLFTEIGPRYENRPGGYTRITKIGNRRGDNAPMAVIELVEALTVAQQATGEAEAATKRAVKEADEAKAEETTEAPAEEAAAEESKDA, encoded by the coding sequence ATGCCGAAGCCCACCAAGGGTGCCCGTATGGGCGGCAGCGCCGCGCACGAGAAGCTGCTCCTCGCGAACCTGGCGAAGCAGCTGTTCGAGCACGGCCGCATCACCACCACCGAGGCGAAGGCGCGCAAGCTGCGCCCGTACGCCGAGCGTCTGGTCACCAAGGCGAAGAAGGGCGACCTTCACAACCGCCGTCAGGTGCTCCAGGTGATCACGGACAAGAGCATCGTGCACACGCTCTTCACCGAGATCGGCCCGCGCTACGAGAACCGTCCCGGTGGCTACACCCGCATCACCAAGATCGGTAACCGCCGTGGCGACAACGCGCCCATGGCCGTCATCGAGCTGGTCGAGGCGCTGACCGTGGCGCAGCAGGCGACCGGCGAGGCCGAGGCCGCCACCAAGCGTGCGGTCAAGGAGGCCGACGAGGCCAAGGCGGAGGAGACCACCGAGGCTCCGGCCGAGGAGGCCGCTGCCGAGGAGTCCAAGGACGCCTGA
- the rpsM gene encoding 30S ribosomal protein S13, translating to MARVSGVDIPREKRVEVALTYVFGIGRTLSQETLAATGVDPNTRVRDLSEEQLVAIREYVDANIKTEGDLRREIQADIRRKVEIGCYQGLRHRRGLPVRGQRTSTNARTRKGPRRAIAGKKKPGKK from the coding sequence ATGGCACGCGTTTCCGGTGTCGACATCCCGCGCGAAAAGCGTGTGGAGGTCGCCCTCACCTACGTGTTCGGCATCGGCCGGACCCTTTCCCAGGAGACGCTGGCAGCGACCGGCGTCGACCCGAACACCCGCGTTCGCGACCTCTCCGAGGAGCAGCTCGTCGCGATCCGCGAGTACGTGGACGCCAACATCAAGACCGAGGGTGACCTTCGTCGCGAGATCCAGGCCGACATCCGCCGCAAGGTGGAGATCGGCTGCTACCAGGGTCTTCGTCACCGTCGTGGTCTGCCCGTCCGCGGTCAGCGCACCAGCACGAACGCTCGTACCCGCAAGGGCCCGCGTCGCGCCATCGCCGGCAAGAAGAAGCCGGGCAAGAAGTAG
- the map gene encoding type I methionyl aminopeptidase yields the protein MVQIKSPEQIAKMRAAGLVVAAIHAATREAAVPGATTKDLDEVARKVLAENGAKSNFLGYGGFPATICTSVNDVVVHGIPSDEVVLKDGDIISIDCGAIVDGWHGDAAYTAFVGSGHAPELIELSRVTEESMWAGIAAMKQGSRLVDVSRAIETYIRRQPKPGGGRYGIIEDYGGHGIGTEMHMDPHLLNYVDRRRGKGPKLVPGFCLAIEPMVSLGTPRTEVLQDDWTVITTDGTWSSHWEHSVALTEAGPLVLTAPDGGKAKLAEHGIVAAPDPLG from the coding sequence ATGGTGCAGATCAAGAGCCCCGAGCAGATCGCCAAGATGCGAGCGGCGGGGTTGGTCGTCGCCGCCATCCACGCGGCGACGCGGGAAGCGGCGGTGCCCGGGGCGACGACGAAGGACCTGGACGAGGTGGCCCGCAAGGTCCTGGCGGAGAACGGCGCGAAGTCGAACTTCCTCGGGTACGGCGGTTTCCCGGCCACGATCTGCACGTCCGTGAACGACGTCGTCGTGCACGGCATCCCCTCGGACGAGGTCGTCCTCAAGGACGGCGACATCATCTCCATCGACTGCGGCGCGATCGTGGATGGCTGGCACGGCGACGCGGCCTACACGGCGTTCGTCGGCTCCGGGCACGCTCCGGAGCTCATCGAGCTGTCCCGGGTGACGGAGGAGTCGATGTGGGCCGGGATCGCGGCCATGAAGCAGGGCAGCCGGCTGGTGGACGTGTCGCGGGCCATCGAGACGTACATCCGTCGCCAGCCCAAGCCCGGCGGCGGCCGGTACGGGATCATCGAGGACTACGGCGGCCACGGCATCGGCACCGAGATGCACATGGACCCGCATCTGCTGAACTACGTCGACCGGCGGCGGGGCAAGGGGCCCAAGCTGGTGCCCGGGTTCTGCCTGGCGATCGAGCCGATGGTGTCGCTCGGGACCCCGCGGACCGAGGTGCTTCAGGACGACTGGACCGTCATCACGACGGACGGGACCTGGTCCTCGCACTGGGAGCACTCGGTGGCGTTGACGGAGGCGGGGCCGCTCGTGCTGACGGCTCCCGACGGGGGGAAGGCGAAGCTGGCCGAGCACGGGATCGTGGCCGCGCCGGATCCGCTGGGCTGA
- the rpsQ gene encoding 30S ribosomal protein S17, with the protein MSENNVTEQTAEARGFRKTREGLVVSDKMDKTVVVAVEDRVKHALYGKVIRRTNKLKAHDEQNAAGVGDRVLLAETRPLSATKRWRIVEILEKAK; encoded by the coding sequence ATGAGTGAGAACAACGTGACTGAGCAGACTGCAGAGGCCCGCGGCTTCCGCAAGACCCGTGAGGGTCTCGTCGTCAGCGACAAGATGGACAAGACCGTCGTCGTCGCTGTCGAGGACCGCGTCAAGCACGCGCTGTACGGCAAGGTCATCCGCCGTACGAACAAGCTCAAGGCGCACGACGAGCAGAACGCTGCGGGCGTCGGCGACCGTGTCCTCCTCGCGGAGACCCGGCCGCTGTCCGCGACGAAGCGCTGGCGCATCGTCGAGATCCTCGAGAAGGCCAAGTAA
- the rpmC gene encoding 50S ribosomal protein L29: MSAGTKASELRELGDEELLAKLREAKEELFNLRFQAATGQLENHGRLKAVRKDIARIYTLMRERELGIETVESA; this comes from the coding sequence ATGTCGGCCGGTACCAAGGCGTCCGAGCTGCGCGAACTGGGTGACGAGGAGCTTCTGGCGAAGCTTCGCGAAGCCAAGGAAGAGCTGTTCAACCTCCGCTTCCAGGCGGCGACGGGTCAGCTCGAGAACCACGGTCGGCTCAAGGCCGTCCGTAAGGACATCGCGCGGATCTACACCCTGATGCGTGAGCGCGAGCTGGGCATCGAGACGGTGGAGAGCGCCTGA
- the rplF gene encoding 50S ribosomal protein L6: MSRIGKLPITVPAGVDVTIDGQTVSVKGPKGSLSHIVVSPIEIAKGEDGVLNVTRPNDERQSKALHGLSRTLVANMITGVTEGYVKKLEISGVGYRVTAKGSNLEFALGYSHPITVEAPEGITFKVETPTRFQVEGIDKQKVGEVAANIRKLRKPDPYKAKGVKYEGEVIRRKVGKAGK, encoded by the coding sequence ATGTCGCGTATTGGCAAGCTCCCCATCACGGTTCCCGCCGGTGTGGACGTCACCATCGACGGCCAGACGGTCTCGGTCAAGGGCCCCAAGGGCTCGTTGTCCCACATCGTCGTTTCGCCGATCGAGATCGCCAAGGGTGAGGACGGCGTTCTGAACGTCACCCGCCCCAACGACGAGCGTCAGAGCAAGGCCCTGCACGGCCTGTCCCGCACGCTGGTGGCGAACATGATCACCGGCGTGACCGAGGGTTACGTGAAGAAGCTCGAGATCAGTGGTGTCGGTTACCGCGTGACCGCGAAGGGCTCGAACCTCGAGTTCGCGCTCGGTTACAGCCACCCGATCACCGTCGAGGCGCCCGAGGGAATCACCTTCAAGGTGGAGACCCCGACCCGCTTCCAGGTCGAGGGCATCGACAAGCAGAAGGTCGGCGAGGTTGCGGCCAACATCCGCAAGCTGCGCAAGCCCGACCCGTACAAGGCCAAGGGTGTCAAGTACGAGGGCGAAGTCATCCGCCGCAAGGTCGGAAAGGCGGGTAAGTAA
- the rpsE gene encoding 30S ribosomal protein S5 — MAGPQRRGSGAGGGERRDRKGRDGGAAAAEKTAYVERVVAINRVAKVVKGGRRFSFTALVVVGDGDGTVGVGYGKAKEVPAAIAKGVEEAKKHFFKVPRIQGTIPHPITGEKAAGVVLLKPASPGTGVIAGGPVRAVLECAGVHDILSKSLGSSNAINIVHATVEALKGLQRPEEIAARRGLPLEDVAPAALLRARAGAGAA, encoded by the coding sequence ATGGCTGGACCCCAGCGCCGTGGAAGCGGTGCCGGTGGCGGCGAGCGGCGGGACCGGAAGGGCCGTGACGGCGGCGCTGCTGCCGCCGAGAAGACCGCGTACGTTGAGCGCGTCGTCGCGATCAACCGTGTCGCCAAGGTTGTGAAGGGTGGTCGTCGCTTCAGCTTCACCGCGCTGGTCGTGGTGGGCGACGGTGACGGCACCGTGGGTGTCGGTTACGGCAAGGCCAAGGAGGTGCCGGCCGCCATCGCCAAGGGTGTTGAGGAGGCCAAGAAGCACTTCTTCAAGGTCCCCCGTATCCAGGGCACCATCCCGCACCCGATCACGGGTGAGAAGGCGGCGGGCGTCGTCCTGCTCAAGCCGGCGTCCCCCGGTACCGGCGTTATCGCCGGTGGCCCGGTGCGTGCCGTGCTCGAGTGCGCGGGCGTGCACGACATCCTGTCGAAGTCGCTCGGCTCGTCGAACGCGATCAACATCGTGCACGCGACCGTGGAGGCCCTGAAGGGCCTGCAGCGTCCCGAGGAGATCGCGGCCCGCCGCGGTCTGCCCCTCGAGGACGTCGCTCCCGCGGCTCTGCTTCGTGCGCGTGCCGGGGCTGGTGCTGCGTAA
- the rplR gene encoding 50S ribosomal protein L18, giving the protein MAYGQKILKGDAYKRAAIKRRHIRIRKRISGTAERPRLVVTRSNRHIVAQVIDDLKGHTVASASTLDTSIRGAEGDKSAQAKQVGALVAERAKAAGVEAVVFDRGGNQYAGRIAALADAAREAGLKF; this is encoded by the coding sequence ATGGCATACGGGCAGAAGATCCTGAAGGGCGACGCCTACAAGCGCGCCGCGATCAAGCGCCGTCACATCCGGATCCGCAAGCGGATCTCCGGTACGGCGGAGCGTCCCCGTCTGGTCGTTACCCGCTCCAACCGCCACATCGTGGCGCAGGTGATCGACGACCTCAAGGGCCACACCGTGGCCTCGGCGTCCACGCTGGACACCTCGATCCGCGGTGCCGAGGGCGACAAGTCCGCCCAGGCCAAGCAGGTCGGCGCCCTGGTCGCCGAGCGCGCCAAGGCCGCCGGTGTCGAGGCAGTCGTGTTCGACCGTGGTGGTAACCAGTACGCCGGGCGCATCGCCGCCCTGGCGGACGCCGCCCGCGAGGCCGGGCTCAAGTTCTGA
- the rplO gene encoding 50S ribosomal protein L15, whose translation MAENNPLKIHNLRPAPGAKTAKTRVGRGEASKGKTAGRGTKGTKARYQVPERFEGGQMPLHMRLPKLKGFKNPFKTEFQVVNLDKLAALYPEGGEVTVEGLVAKGAVRKNSLVKVLGQGEISVALQVSVDAVSGSAKEKITAAGGTVTELI comes from the coding sequence ATGGCGGAGAACAACCCGCTCAAGATCCACAACCTCCGTCCCGCCCCGGGCGCCAAGACCGCCAAGACCCGTGTGGGTCGTGGTGAGGCGTCGAAGGGTAAGACGGCCGGTCGTGGTACCAAGGGCACGAAGGCCCGCTACCAGGTTCCGGAGCGCTTCGAGGGTGGGCAGATGCCCCTCCACATGCGTCTTCCGAAGCTGAAGGGCTTCAAGAACCCGTTCAAGACCGAGTTCCAGGTCGTGAACCTCGACAAGCTGGCCGCGCTGTACCCGGAGGGTGGCGAGGTCACCGTCGAGGGGCTCGTCGCCAAGGGTGCCGTTCGCAAGAACAGCCTCGTCAAGGTTCTCGGCCAGGGCGAGATCTCCGTCGCGCTGCAGGTTTCGGTTGACGCCGTCTCCGGCTCCGCCAAGGAGAAGATCACCGCCGCCGGCGGTACCGTCACCGAGCTCATCTGA
- the rpmJ gene encoding 50S ribosomal protein L36 — MKVKPSVKKICDKCRVIRRHGRVMVICENPRHKQRQG, encoded by the coding sequence ATGAAGGTCAAGCCGAGCGTCAAGAAGATCTGCGACAAGTGCAGGGTGATCCGCCGTCACGGTCGGGTCATGGTCATTTGCGAGAACCCGCGCCACAAGCAGCGCCAGGGCTGA
- a CDS encoding adenylate kinase, with translation MRIVLVGPPGAGKGTQATRLAEKLRVPHISTGDLFRANISRQTELGKLAKSYMDAGNLVPDEVTIAMAKDRMEQPDAERGFLLDGFPRNVSQAEALDELLTTEGIKLDAVLDLEAPEEEVVKRIAGRRICRNDSSHVFHVSYKKPATDGVCDVCGGELYQRDDDSEDTVRTRLEVYHTQTEPIIDYYKAQGLVVTIEAMGPVDEVTGRALAALKREGDDQ, from the coding sequence ATGCGTATCGTCCTCGTCGGGCCGCCTGGCGCCGGAAAGGGAACGCAGGCCACTCGTCTGGCAGAGAAGCTGCGCGTTCCCCACATCTCCACGGGCGACCTGTTCCGCGCCAACATCAGCCGGCAGACGGAACTCGGGAAACTCGCGAAGTCCTACATGGACGCCGGCAACCTCGTCCCCGACGAGGTCACCATCGCCATGGCCAAGGACCGCATGGAGCAGCCGGACGCCGAGCGCGGCTTCCTGCTGGACGGTTTCCCGCGCAACGTCTCGCAGGCGGAGGCGCTGGACGAGCTCCTCACCACCGAGGGCATCAAGCTGGACGCGGTACTGGACCTGGAGGCCCCGGAGGAGGAGGTCGTCAAGCGGATCGCCGGCCGGCGCATCTGCCGCAACGACTCCTCGCACGTCTTCCACGTGTCGTACAAGAAGCCCGCGACGGACGGCGTCTGTGACGTCTGTGGTGGCGAGCTGTACCAGCGGGACGACGACTCCGAGGACACCGTTCGAACCCGGCTCGAGGTCTACCACACGCAGACCGAGCCGATCATCGACTACTACAAGGCGCAGGGCCTGGTCGTGACCATCGAGGCCATGGGCCCGGTGGACGAGGTCACCGGCCGTGCGCTGGCGGCGCTGAAGCGCGAGGGCGACGACCAGTAG